In Mycobacterium sp. ITM-2016-00317, the genomic window CGGACGCGTGCGGGTCGCCGGGCTCGGCGGTGCGGGAGGCGCGCTGTTCCTGCGCCCTGCGGTGGACTTCGGCGTAGTCGGGCAGTTCGGCGGCGTGTTTGGCCGACGAACCCGCCCAGTCGGTGTCGAAACCGCCCGGTTCGATGAGGGTCACGTACACGCCGAAATCGGCGACCTCCTGGGCCAGCGACTGGGAGAAGCCTTCCAGCGCCCACTTCGACGCGTGATAGATCCCGACGTTCGGGAACGCGGTGATGCCGCCGATGGAGGACACCTGGATGAGGTGGCCGCTGCGTTGGGCCCGCAGATAGGGCAGCGCGGCCTGGGTGATCCACAGCGCGCCGAAGACGTTGGTCTCGAACTGGTCGCGCGCCTCCTGCTCGGACAGTTCCTCGATGAAGCCGAACTGGCCGTAGCCGGCGTTGTTGACGACGATGTCGAGGCGGCCGAAGTGGTCGTGGGCCTGCCGGACGGCGGCGAAGTCCGCGTCGCGGTCGGTGACGTCGAGTTGCAGCGGCAGCAGCGCGTCCCCGTATTTGGTGGTGAGGTCGGCGAGGGTGGACAGGTCCCGGGCGGTGGCCGCCACCTTGTCGCCGCGTTCGAGCGCAGCGATGGCCCATTCCCGGCCGAAGCCGCGGGAGGTGCCGGTGATGAACCAGACTTTCTCGGTCATGCCGTGATCAATGCCCTCTCGGGGGCAAAGCATTCCCTTGGGCGGCGAGCGCACAGGTCATTGCCAGCGGCCTGCCTGATACGTTCGGCTGCGTGAACCGCGCGTCGCTGGAGAAGAATCCCCATGAGGTGGCGTCGATGTTCGACGGGGTCGCGCGCCGGTACGACCTGACCAACACGGTGCTCTCGCTGGGCCAGGACCGGTTCTGGCGGCGGGCCACCCGGGATGCGTTGCGGCTGGGCAGGTCGGACAAGGTGCTGGACCTGGCCGCCGGGACGGCGGTGTCCACCGTCGAGCTGGCCACCTCGGGTGCGTGGTGTGTGGCCGCCGACTTCTCGGTCGGCATGCTGGCCGCGGGGGCCTCGCGCGACGTGCCGAAGGTGGCCGGGGACGCGACGCGGCTGCCGTTCGCCGACGCGGTGTTCGACGCGGTGACGATCAGCTTCGGCCTGCGCAACGTGGTCGACCACTCGGCGGGCCTGCGGGAGATGGCGCGGGTGACCCGCCCCGGCGGGCGGCTGGTGGTGTGCGAGTTCTCCACGCCGACGAACCCGATCTTCTCGACCGTGTACAAGGAGTACCTGATGCGGGCGCTGCCGGCGATGGCCACGGCGGTGTCGTCCAACCCCGATGCGTACGTGTATCTGGCGGAGTCGATCCGGGCCTGGCCGGATCAGCGCGAGCTCGCCGAGCGTATCGAGGCGGCCGGCTGGTCGAATGTGCGCTGGCGCAACCTGACCGGCGGGATCGTCGCACTGCACGCCGCCACCAAAGCCTGACGCCCCCACCCCCTTCTCCCGCGAGCGTGCGCGTCTGCGGGCGACACACCGCGAAAAGCGACGACATCACGCACGCTCGCCGACGACGAATCGCACCCCCGGTCCGCGCGGCAGCGTTAGCGTCAAGGCATGCTCCTCGGCCGCCACGCTGATCCCGATTCCACCCTCGGCACCGACCCGCGCTCGGATCCGCGGATGGTCGCGGCCTTCGCACGCTTCGGCCTCGACGGACGGCTGCCGTCGAGCGGGCTGTCCGTGGATTCGCCGCTTGAGGAGCGCCATGCCTACGCCACCATGAGCGAGCAGGGCATGGGTGCGGTGTTCAACGTCCTCGCCGCCGAAGTTCCTGCTCCCGCCGGAGTGACGACCACGACCTCGAAGATCACCGGGGCGGACGGCAACGACATCACCCTGCACATCAGCCGACCGGCAGACGTCACCGGACCCTTGCCCGGCGTCGTGCATCTGCACGGTGGCGGCATGGCGATCGCCAGCGCGGCCGATCTTGCCTACATCCGGCTCCGCGAGCACCTCGCCGCGACCGGTGTGGTGGTGGTCGGCGTCGAATTCCGCAACTCCAGCGGCAGACTGGGGCCGCACCCGTACCCGGCGGGTCTCAACGACTGCGCGAGTGCGGCACGGTGGGCCAGCAGCCACCGCGCGGAACTCGGCATCAGCCACCTGGTGGTGTCGGGGGAGTCCGGTGGCGGCAACCTGACACTGACGTTGGCGCACAAGGCGAAACGCGACGGATGGCTCGGCGAGATCTCGGGTTTCTACGCTCAGTGCCCGTTCATCTCGAACCGGTGGCTGCAGGACTGCGAGGACCTGCCCTCGCTCACCGAGAACGACGGCTATTTCGTCAGCTGTGAGCAGCTGGCGTTGCTCGGGTCCGTGTACGACCCGGACGGACGACATGCACAGGACGCGACATGCTGGGCGTCGATGGCGACCGACGAGGAACTCAGAGGCCTGCCGCCGCATGTGATCTCGGTGAACGAACTGGACCCGCTGCGCGACGAGGGGCTGCAGTACTATCGCCGGTTGCTGCGGGCCGGGGTGCCGGCCGTCGGCCGGGTGGTGGCAGGCACCTGCCACGGGGGCGATCTGCTGTTCGGTGGCGCGATGCCCGACGTGTTCGCTGCCAGTCTGCGCGATGTCAGCGGTTTCGCCGCATCGCTGGGCTGACCGTCAGCTCAGGGTGTCGATCAGTTCCCGGTCGGCGGTCAGCCGCCCCACAGCTGCGACGACTCGTCCCCGACGCGGTCGTCGTGGATCTCCTGGAAGTTGCGCCCGCCCCGCCCGAAGGTCGCGACAACTGCTGCCGGGCACCGGGATTCGGCGAACGGCGTGTCGAGCCACGTGCACGGGCGGACGTGGACGAGGTCGACGTCCTCGCCGTCGGGGTCGTAGAAGTACGGACCATCGATGCGGCCCAGCCAGTACCAACCGTCGCCGTCGCGGGTCCACACGAACGACCCGTCGGCGACGTCGGCGAAACGCCCGACGCGGCGTGCCAACCTCTCAGGATCGCCGAACCGGCCGAACCCGCACAGCCCCAACGACAGTGCGCGCTCGAACGTCAGCGCAGGATCGATGTCGTCCCGGCGCGATCGCATCGGTGCGCGATAGACGGACGTCACCGCGGTCGCCCGACGAGCGTGCACAAAGTCAGCCATGAGGACGGCGTGTCGCCTGCAGACCCGCACGCTCGCGCAACCGGGGGTGTCAACTGAACGGCTTACGGGCGTCCATCCGCTGTGACAGCCTGCCCGCGCCGCGCCAGACCCGCGCGACCAGATCCTCATCCTCGTCGGTGACGAAGTTGCCCATCACCCGGACCGCGATCTTCATCAACGCCGACGACCGCATCGCCGGCGGCCCGGCCGCGGGCAGAAACCGCGGGAACGTCAGCAGCAGCGCCAGCCGCCGCGCGATCGAGAAACCCTGCGCGTAGTGCTGGTGCAGCAGCGCCGGCCAGGCCGCCGAGTACGGCCCCGAACCGAGCAGCTCGGCCGCCAGCCGGCCGGTTTCCAGGCCGTAGTCGATGCCCTCGCCGTTGAGCGGGTTCACGCACGCCGCCGCGTCACCGATCAGCATCCAGTTCGGCCCGGCCACCCCGGACACGGCGCCACCCATCGGCAGCAGCGCCGACAGCCCGGCCCGCGGGTCGCCCTCGAAGCCCCACTCGTCGCGGCGCAACCCTGTGTAGTAGTTCATCAGCGGCCGCAGCCCGGCGTCTGCTGGCCGCTTCGAGGTAGCCAGCGCGCCGACGCCGATGTTCACCTCGCCGTTGCCGAGCGGGAAGATCCACCCGTACCCGGGCAGCACCTCACCGGCGGGCGAGCGCAGCTCCAGATGCGAGGTGATCCACGGCTCGTCACTGCGCGCGGTGGCGATGTATCCGCGGATGGCCACGCCGTAGACCGTCTCCTTGTGCCACTCGCGGCCCAGCGCGCGCCCGAGCGTGGAGCGCGCCCCGTCGGCGACGATCAGGTCCGCGCAGCGCACCACCTCGCCGGAATCGAGCACCACGCCGGTGACCCGGCCCGCGGAGTCCTTCTCCACCGAGACGGCCTTGACGCCGAGTTTCATCTTCGCGCCCTCGTCGACGGCGACCAGCCGGATCCGCTCGTCGAGTTCGGTGCGCGGCACCGCGCTGCTGAACGGCGGGAACGACGGGCCGGGCCAGGGCACCTCGACGTCGGCGCCGAAGCCGGACATCCGCAGCCCGCGGTGCGCGATCCGCCCGTCCAGCCACGACTGCAGCCCCAAGCGGCGCAGCTCGGCAATGGCACGCGGGGTCAGCCCGTCACCGCATGCCTTGTCCCGAGGGAACTGTGCGGAGTCGATCACCAGCACGTCCCGGCCCGCGCGGGCGGCCCAGGCCGCCGCCGACGAGCCCGCCGGCCCCGCTCCGACCACCACGACATCGGCGCTCGAGGATCCTCGCATCATCCCCTGCGCTTCGGGCGTGGGCCCACCGTCCTCCGCCGAGTCCATAGCTCCCAGTATGTTGGCTGTGTGAGGACACCGGCGAACGTGGTGGCGGGAGTGGACTTCGGCGACGCCGAATTCGCTCAGGATGTCCGCGACGGAGTTGCCCGCATCGAGGCTCTGATGTCGGAGGAACTCGGCAAGGCCGACGTTCTGATGTCGGAGGCCGTGCAGCACCTGTTCCAGGCCGGCGGCAAACGGTTCCGCCCGCTGTTCACCGTGCTGTCCGCGCATCTGGGCCCTGAGCCGGACGCTTGGCAGGTCACGGTCGCCGGCGCGGTGATCGAACTGGTGCACCTGGCCACGCTGTACCACGACGACGTGATGGACGAGGCGCAGGTGCGCCGCGGCGCGCCCAGCGCCAACGCCCGCTGGGGCAACAACATCGCGATCCTGGCCGGGGACTACCTGTTCGCGACGGCGTCGCGCCTGGTCAGCAGGCTGGGACCGGACGCCGTGCGGATCATCGCCGACACGTTCGCACTGCTGGTCACCGGCCAGATGCGGGAGACGCGCGGCGCCGCCGACCAGGTCGATTCGGTGGACCACTACCTGAAGGTGGTCTACGAGAAGACCGCGTGCCTGATCTCGGCGTCGGGTCGTTTCGGTGCGACGTTCTCGGGCGCCGACGACGAGCAGATCGAGCGGTTGAGCCGGCTGGGCGGCATCGTGGGCACCGCGTTCCAGATCTCCGACGACATCATCGACATCGACAGCGACCCCGACGAGTCCGGCAAGGTTCCCGGCACGGATCTGCGGGAGGGCGTGCACACGCTGCCGGTGCTCTACGCGCTGCGCGAGACCGGCCCCGACGCCGACCGGCTGCGCGAACTACTCGCCGACCCGATCACCGACGACGCCGAACTCGCCGAGGCGCTGCGCCTGCTGCGCGCCTCCGGCGGCATGGCCAAGGCCAAGGAGACCGTCGCCGACTACGCCCGCCAGGCCGAGCAGGAGCTGGCCTCCCTTCCGGACCTGCCCGGCCGCCAGGCGCTGGCGACGCTCGTGCAGTACACCGTCAACCGGCACG contains:
- a CDS encoding SDR family oxidoreductase, with product MTEKVWFITGTSRGFGREWAIAALERGDKVAATARDLSTLADLTTKYGDALLPLQLDVTDRDADFAAVRQAHDHFGRLDIVVNNAGYGQFGFIEELSEQEARDQFETNVFGALWITQAALPYLRAQRSGHLIQVSSIGGITAFPNVGIYHASKWALEGFSQSLAQEVADFGVYVTLIEPGGFDTDWAGSSAKHAAELPDYAEVHRRAQEQRASRTAEPGDPHASASAILKVVDASPPPLRVFFGKAPLQLAKADYENRLATWEQWQPVSIEAQG
- a CDS encoding demethylmenaquinone methyltransferase, which translates into the protein MNRASLEKNPHEVASMFDGVARRYDLTNTVLSLGQDRFWRRATRDALRLGRSDKVLDLAAGTAVSTVELATSGAWCVAADFSVGMLAAGASRDVPKVAGDATRLPFADAVFDAVTISFGLRNVVDHSAGLREMARVTRPGGRLVVCEFSTPTNPIFSTVYKEYLMRALPAMATAVSSNPDAYVYLAESIRAWPDQRELAERIEAAGWSNVRWRNLTGGIVALHAATKA
- a CDS encoding alpha/beta hydrolase fold domain-containing protein gives rise to the protein MLLGRHADPDSTLGTDPRSDPRMVAAFARFGLDGRLPSSGLSVDSPLEERHAYATMSEQGMGAVFNVLAAEVPAPAGVTTTTSKITGADGNDITLHISRPADVTGPLPGVVHLHGGGMAIASAADLAYIRLREHLAATGVVVVGVEFRNSSGRLGPHPYPAGLNDCASAARWASSHRAELGISHLVVSGESGGGNLTLTLAHKAKRDGWLGEISGFYAQCPFISNRWLQDCEDLPSLTENDGYFVSCEQLALLGSVYDPDGRHAQDATCWASMATDEELRGLPPHVISVNELDPLRDEGLQYYRRLLRAGVPAVGRVVAGTCHGGDLLFGGAMPDVFAASLRDVSGFAASLG
- a CDS encoding GAF domain-containing protein, which gives rise to MTSVYRAPMRSRRDDIDPALTFERALSLGLCGFGRFGDPERLARRVGRFADVADGSFVWTRDGDGWYWLGRIDGPYFYDPDGEDVDLVHVRPCTWLDTPFAESRCPAAVVATFGRGGRNFQEIHDDRVGDESSQLWGG
- the menJ gene encoding menaquinone reductase, with translation MRGSSSADVVVVGAGPAGSSAAAWAARAGRDVLVIDSAQFPRDKACGDGLTPRAIAELRRLGLQSWLDGRIAHRGLRMSGFGADVEVPWPGPSFPPFSSAVPRTELDERIRLVAVDEGAKMKLGVKAVSVEKDSAGRVTGVVLDSGEVVRCADLIVADGARSTLGRALGREWHKETVYGVAIRGYIATARSDEPWITSHLELRSPAGEVLPGYGWIFPLGNGEVNIGVGALATSKRPADAGLRPLMNYYTGLRRDEWGFEGDPRAGLSALLPMGGAVSGVAGPNWMLIGDAAACVNPLNGEGIDYGLETGRLAAELLGSGPYSAAWPALLHQHYAQGFSIARRLALLLTFPRFLPAAGPPAMRSSALMKIAVRVMGNFVTDEDEDLVARVWRGAGRLSQRMDARKPFS
- the grcC1 gene encoding nonaprenyl/(2E,6E)-farnesyl/geranylgeranyl diphosphat synthase, whose amino-acid sequence is MRTPANVVAGVDFGDAEFAQDVRDGVARIEALMSEELGKADVLMSEAVQHLFQAGGKRFRPLFTVLSAHLGPEPDAWQVTVAGAVIELVHLATLYHDDVMDEAQVRRGAPSANARWGNNIAILAGDYLFATASRLVSRLGPDAVRIIADTFALLVTGQMRETRGAADQVDSVDHYLKVVYEKTACLISASGRFGATFSGADDEQIERLSRLGGIVGTAFQISDDIIDIDSDPDESGKVPGTDLREGVHTLPVLYALRETGPDADRLRELLADPITDDAELAEALRLLRASGGMAKAKETVADYARQAEQELASLPDLPGRQALATLVQYTVNRHG